Proteins from a genomic interval of Cardiobacteriaceae bacterium TAE3-ERU3:
- the htpX gene encoding protease HtpX produces the protein MKAALLLVATNLGVMAVLAVILQVLGINQALAEQGVGSVGFLAFACIYGFAGSFISLMMSKGMAKRQMRVQVIDQPRNESERWLVETVRRQAQQAGVGMPEVGIFDHPAPNAFATGANKDSALVAVSTGLLQHMSADEVEAVLGHEMAHVSNGDMVTSALIQGTINSFVIVFAQIIASLLNRGNDGRGNSAGYFATYMILQTVLGFLGTLVVMWHSRHREFKADEGGATFAGKHKMIAALRALQRVQQQGAQGALAQDFKAFGIVPMNGLFSTHPPLEKRIAALEAMR, from the coding sequence ATGAAAGCAGCTTTATTATTGGTCGCGACCAATCTCGGGGTAATGGCGGTGCTTGCAGTGATTTTGCAAGTGCTCGGCATTAACCAAGCATTGGCTGAGCAAGGCGTTGGTAGCGTTGGCTTCCTCGCCTTTGCCTGTATTTACGGCTTTGCCGGTTCTTTTATCTCTTTGATGATGTCCAAAGGTATGGCTAAGCGGCAAATGCGCGTGCAGGTGATTGATCAGCCGCGTAATGAAAGCGAGCGTTGGCTGGTTGAAACTGTTCGTCGTCAAGCGCAGCAGGCTGGTGTCGGTATGCCGGAAGTGGGTATTTTTGATCACCCTGCACCGAATGCCTTTGCCACTGGTGCGAATAAGGATAGTGCGTTGGTTGCTGTAAGCACCGGCCTATTACAGCACATGAGCGCTGATGAAGTAGAAGCTGTACTTGGGCATGAGATGGCGCATGTCAGTAATGGTGATATGGTGACCTCAGCGTTGATTCAAGGCACGATCAATAGCTTTGTCATTGTGTTCGCTCAGATTATTGCATCATTGCTCAATCGTGGTAATGATGGGCGTGGCAATAGCGCGGGCTACTTTGCTACCTACATGATTTTACAGACTGTACTCGGCTTCCTCGGTACGCTGGTAGTGATGTGGCATTCGCGCCATCGTGAGTTCAAAGCCGATGAAGGCGGCGCAACATTTGCTGGAAAGCACAAAATGATTGCCGCACTGCGTGCCTTGCAGCGTGTTCAGCAGCAAGGCGCACAAGGTGCACTGGCACAAGATTTTAAAGCCTTTGGCATCGTGCCGATGAATGGATTATTCTCCACTCATCCCCCTCTTGAAAAGCGTATTGCTGCATTGGAGGCGATGCGTTAA
- the ybaK gene encoding Cys-tRNA(Pro) deacylase, with protein MTPAINLCRERGIDIVVHEFHHDPNNTNYGQEAAQALGIEADRIFKTLMVAADARTFALGIVPVSGTLDLKHMATAMGVKKVAMADAKVVQSRSGYLLGGVSPLAHKRPCPLFLDESAQLYDTIFVSGGKRGLDIEIAPDDLLTLSDGVFADIACF; from the coding sequence ATGACTCCAGCAATTAACCTGTGCCGCGAGCGCGGCATTGATATCGTGGTTCATGAATTTCACCACGATCCAAACAACACCAACTATGGGCAGGAAGCTGCACAAGCACTGGGTATCGAAGCGGACAGAATTTTCAAAACTTTGATGGTCGCGGCCGATGCGCGTACATTTGCGCTCGGTATCGTGCCCGTTAGTGGCACGCTTGATCTCAAGCACATGGCGACTGCAATGGGCGTGAAAAAAGTGGCGATGGCAGATGCTAAAGTGGTGCAAAGCCGCAGTGGCTATCTCCTTGGTGGCGTCAGCCCATTAGCGCATAAGCGTCCGTGCCCATTATTTCTCGATGAGAGCGCGCAGTTATACGATACGATTTTCGTCAGTGGGGGAAAGCGCGGCTTGGATATTGAAATTGCGCCTGATGATCTGCTCACCTTGAGTGATGGGGTATTCGCTGATATCGCTTGCTTTTAG
- the glnK gene encoding P-II family nitrogen regulator — translation MKMITAIIKPFKLDDVREALADVGIQGVTVTEVKGFGRQKGHTELYRGAEYVVDFLPKLKLEIAVTDEQVEEVVQTIQETAHSGKIGDGKIFVSSLEQVVRIRTGELDNEAL, via the coding sequence ATGAAAATGATCACTGCAATTATTAAGCCGTTCAAGCTTGATGACGTGCGCGAAGCACTGGCGGACGTCGGCATTCAAGGCGTGACGGTCACTGAAGTGAAAGGTTTCGGCCGACAGAAAGGGCACACAGAGCTCTATCGTGGTGCAGAGTATGTGGTGGATTTTCTGCCTAAGCTTAAGTTAGAAATCGCAGTCACAGATGAGCAAGTTGAAGAAGTGGTGCAGACTATTCAAGAAACGGCACATTCTGGAAAAATTGGTGATGGCAAGATTTTCGTCAGTTCGCTGGAGCAGGTAGTGCGGATTAGAACCGGTGAACTCGATAACGAAGCACTTTAA
- the pyrB gene encoding aspartate carbamoyltransferase: protein MSLVGRHVLSIDPFTRPELEHLLAVARKLEPVARRQVRCNVLEGAVMANLFFEASTRTRMSFHTAFSRLGGSVCDTTGFTFSSISKGESLEDTARVIAGYADAIVMRHPEQGSVAQFARGINVPVINAGDGAGEHPSQALLDYYTICTEFYRLCKHIDGMTITMVGDLKHGRTIHSLSKLLALFDNITFNFAAPEALAAPQALVDKLRDKGHQVNIYDDVAEAIAKTDVIYATRIQKERFGTGETPEGYSEQFRINRRLIERHAPQDVIIMHPLPRDSREGAFDLATDLDDLPQLAIFRQADNGVIMRMAIFATVLGVDDGIERYFTEQRGFRPQRYSNHDASFYTINED from the coding sequence ATCAATTGATCCGTTTACCCGCCCTGAACTCGAACATTTACTTGCTGTTGCACGTAAGCTGGAGCCGGTCGCACGGCGACAAGTACGCTGTAATGTGCTGGAAGGTGCGGTCATGGCAAACCTGTTTTTTGAGGCAAGTACGCGTACGCGGATGAGCTTCCACACTGCTTTTTCCCGCCTTGGCGGTAGCGTATGCGATACCACAGGCTTTACTTTTTCTTCAATCTCCAAAGGTGAGTCGTTAGAAGATACGGCGCGCGTGATTGCCGGCTATGCCGATGCGATCGTCATGCGCCATCCTGAGCAAGGCTCAGTCGCGCAATTTGCACGTGGGATTAACGTACCGGTGATCAATGCGGGTGATGGAGCAGGTGAACACCCCAGCCAGGCATTGCTCGATTACTATACGATTTGCACTGAATTCTACCGCTTGTGTAAGCATATTGATGGTATGACTATCACCATGGTCGGTGACCTCAAGCACGGCCGCACAATTCACTCTTTGTCCAAGTTGTTGGCGCTATTTGATAACATCACCTTTAATTTTGCTGCACCAGAGGCATTGGCTGCGCCGCAAGCTTTGGTTGATAAGCTGCGTGACAAAGGTCATCAGGTCAATATCTATGATGATGTCGCAGAAGCGATTGCCAAAACGGATGTTATTTACGCCACGCGTATTCAAAAAGAGCGCTTTGGTACGGGAGAAACGCCGGAAGGATACAGTGAGCAGTTCCGCATCAATCGCCGCCTGATTGAACGCCATGCGCCACAGGATGTGATTATCATGCACCCACTGCCGCGCGACAGCCGCGAGGGCGCTTTTGACCTCGCGACAGACTTGGACGATCTGCCACAATTGGCGATTTTCCGCCAGGCAGATAATGGGGTGATCATGCGAATGGCGATTTTTGCGACGGTACTTGGCGTCGATGATGGTATTGAGCGCTACTTCACTGAACAGCGCGGTTTCCGCCCGCAGCGCTACAGTAACCACGATGCCAGTTTCTACACCATCAATGAGGATTAA